One genomic window of Sphingopyxis sp. OPL5 includes the following:
- the spt gene encoding serine palmitoyltransferase, translating into MTDLFSKFDPLIQQREDLLATGVTDPYNLVMEKVVSPTVAICNGRETILLGTYNYMGMTFDEDVIAAGKDALDKFGSGTTGSRVLNGTYQGHKECEEALKEFYAMDHAMVFSTGYQANLGIISTIAGKGDYVILDIDSHASIYDGCAMGNAEIVAFRHNDVEALEKRLKRLPPEAGKLVVLEGVYSMLGDIAPLKEMIRVSKEAGAMVLVDEAHSMGFIGEHGRGVAEAQGVLDDVDFVIGTFSKSVGTVGGFCVSNHPKFEILRLVCRPYVFTASLPPSVVATAATSIRKLMHGSNKRAHLWENSKLLHKGLRDLGFTLGTEEPQSAIIAVIMPDLEQGAMMWEALLEEGLYVNLARPPATPAGMTLLRCSLCAEHSSEQVGEILGRFERAGKRVGIIS; encoded by the coding sequence ATGACCGACCTTTTTTCGAAATTCGATCCGCTGATCCAGCAGCGCGAGGATCTGCTCGCGACCGGCGTCACCGATCCGTATAATCTGGTGATGGAGAAAGTCGTCTCGCCGACCGTCGCGATCTGCAACGGGCGCGAGACGATCCTGCTCGGCACCTATAATTATATGGGCATGACCTTCGACGAGGACGTCATCGCCGCGGGCAAGGATGCGCTCGACAAGTTCGGCAGCGGCACCACCGGCAGCCGCGTCCTCAACGGCACCTATCAGGGCCACAAGGAGTGCGAAGAGGCGCTCAAGGAATTTTACGCCATGGATCATGCCATGGTGTTCTCGACCGGGTACCAGGCGAATCTCGGGATCATTTCGACGATCGCGGGCAAGGGCGACTATGTCATCCTCGACATCGACAGCCATGCGTCGATCTATGACGGCTGCGCGATGGGCAATGCCGAAATCGTCGCGTTCCGCCACAACGACGTCGAAGCGCTTGAAAAGCGCCTGAAGCGCCTGCCGCCCGAGGCAGGCAAGCTTGTCGTGCTCGAGGGCGTCTATTCGATGCTCGGCGACATCGCGCCGCTGAAAGAGATGATCCGCGTCTCGAAGGAAGCCGGCGCGATGGTGCTGGTCGACGAGGCGCATTCGATGGGCTTCATCGGCGAACATGGCCGCGGCGTCGCCGAGGCGCAGGGCGTGCTCGACGACGTCGACTTCGTCATCGGCACGTTCAGCAAGAGCGTCGGCACCGTCGGCGGCTTCTGCGTGTCGAACCATCCGAAGTTCGAAATCCTGCGGCTCGTCTGCCGTCCCTATGTGTTCACCGCCTCGCTGCCGCCGAGCGTCGTCGCGACCGCGGCGACGAGCATCCGCAAGCTGATGCACGGGTCGAACAAGCGCGCCCATCTGTGGGAAAATTCGAAGCTGCTGCACAAGGGTCTGCGCGATCTCGGCTTCACGCTCGGCACCGAAGAGCCGCAGTCGGCGATTATCGCGGTCATCATGCCCGACCTCGAACAGGGCGCGATGATGTGGGAAGCACTGCTCGAAGAGGGGCTCTACGTCAATCTCGCGCGTCCGCCCGCAACCCCGGCGGGCATGACCTTGCTGCGCTGTTCGCTCTGCGCCGAGCATAGCAGCGAACAGGTCGGCGAAATCCTCGGCCGCTTCGAACGTGCGGGCAAACGCGTCGGCATTATCAGCTGA
- a CDS encoding glutaminyl-peptide cyclotransferase, translating to MIASRVLLIAAAALALPAVATPPAPAPAPAVAEPALPTVPRCGYRIVETYPHDKDSFTQGLFWHDGYLYEGTGQYGRSRLARLDLATGKALAETKLPVDEFGEGITRWRDQIIGVTWQGGVGHRWRLQDLKPIGDFCYKGEGWGVTMVGDDLVLSDGTPDLRFFDPATMTEKGKVTVRFAGRPLAMLNELETIKGEIWANVWMTDAIVRIDPATGTVKSYVDLTGLSATAGAGDPDAVLNGIAWDANKKRLFVTGKYWSKLFEIALTDCR from the coding sequence ATGATCGCGTCGCGCGTGCTCCTGATCGCTGCGGCGGCGCTCGCGCTGCCCGCCGTCGCCACCCCGCCCGCGCCGGCCCCCGCGCCCGCCGTGGCCGAGCCCGCACTGCCGACGGTGCCGCGCTGCGGCTATCGCATCGTCGAGACCTATCCGCACGACAAGGACAGCTTCACCCAGGGGCTCTTCTGGCACGATGGCTATCTTTACGAAGGTACCGGCCAATATGGCCGCTCGCGCCTCGCGCGGCTCGACCTTGCGACGGGCAAGGCGCTCGCCGAAACGAAGCTGCCCGTCGACGAGTTCGGTGAGGGCATCACGCGCTGGCGCGACCAGATCATCGGCGTCACCTGGCAGGGCGGCGTTGGCCATCGCTGGCGGCTTCAGGACCTGAAACCGATCGGCGATTTCTGCTACAAGGGCGAGGGCTGGGGGGTCACGATGGTCGGCGACGATCTCGTTCTCAGCGATGGCACGCCCGACCTGCGCTTTTTCGATCCCGCGACAATGACCGAAAAGGGCAAGGTTACGGTGCGCTTCGCCGGCCGGCCGCTGGCGATGCTCAACGAACTCGAAACGATCAAGGGCGAAATCTGGGCCAATGTCTGGATGACCGACGCGATCGTGCGCATCGACCCCGCAACGGGAACCGTCAAATCATATGTCGACCTGACGGGATTGAGCGCGACCGCAGGCGCTGGCGATCCCGACGCGGTGCTCAACGGCATCGCGTGGGACGCGAACAAGAAGCGCTTGTTCGTCACGGGCAAATATTGGTCGAAGCTGTTCGAGATTGCGCTGACCGACTGCCGCTAG
- a CDS encoding Pycsar system effector family protein: MDDKASETRNPTGAAAPPPAISFPPNAVHLVRTNQQITLTLSQMADQKASILMGATFVVFTLAIGQARAGAGALAVPLAILATFSFLSALLAISAVLPRVGKAPPIVYRDGKDHSNILFFGRFSQMEEDEFIDAVKTRLRTEEDIYETMLRDTYQNGIVLARRKYRYLAYAYRLFVVGLTATFIAFAVEMAMLWSK; this comes from the coding sequence ATGGACGACAAGGCCAGCGAGACCAGGAACCCGACCGGGGCGGCAGCGCCGCCGCCCGCGATCAGCTTTCCGCCGAACGCGGTCCATCTGGTGCGCACCAACCAGCAGATCACGCTGACGCTGTCGCAGATGGCCGATCAAAAGGCGTCGATCCTGATGGGGGCGACCTTCGTCGTCTTCACCCTCGCGATCGGGCAGGCGCGCGCCGGGGCGGGCGCGCTCGCGGTGCCGCTGGCGATCCTCGCGACCTTTTCCTTCCTGTCGGCGCTGCTCGCGATCTCGGCGGTGCTGCCGCGCGTGGGAAAGGCGCCGCCGATCGTCTATCGCGACGGCAAGGACCACAGCAATATCCTGTTCTTCGGGCGCTTTTCGCAGATGGAGGAGGATGAGTTTATCGACGCGGTGAAGACGCGGCTGCGCACCGAGGAAGATATTTACGAAACGATGCTGCGCGACACCTATCAGAACGGCATCGTGCTGGCGCGGCGCAAATATCGCTATCTGGCCTATGCCTATCGGCTGTTCGTTGTCGGGCTGACCGCGACCTTCATCGCCTTTGCGGTCGAAATGGCGATGCTGTGGAGCAAATGA
- a CDS encoding MATE family efflux transporter, whose protein sequence is MLQTAAPLTADVPSGLRTEFRATLALAWPLAAANLLQMLVHAIDVIFVARLGDAALAASSLGVSIFGLLLWTGSGLVGASAPLIAAELGRRKHAVREVRRTVRMALWLSALVATVFMGICAAGGPIMIATGQGADMSTRAAGFLLILMWGMFPMIAASVLRIFVSALGRPTIATAITFGALGVNALGNWMLVFGNLGMPALGLHGSAISSVITSTLMLLAYVFIIQSDRRLRRYHLFGNWWRSEWTRFFEMLRIGAPIALTILAEAGLFTGAAFLMGRIGEAQLAGHTIALQVAALAFQIPFGVAQAATIRVGLAYGAGDHRGISYAGTAAMILGIGFMGVTALTMWLFPSLVLSIYVDVDAAKNAALVGFAMQFLVVAAAFQLFDGAQAVAAGALRGLQDTRTPMIIAICGYWIGGYGTAIYLGFWTPWAGVGVWIGLAVGLVLVAGLLLLRWRMRARLGLLPA, encoded by the coding sequence GTGTTGCAGACCGCCGCCCCCCTGACCGCGGATGTTCCGTCGGGTCTTCGCACCGAATTTCGGGCGACGCTGGCGCTCGCCTGGCCGCTGGCGGCGGCGAACCTGTTGCAGATGCTCGTCCATGCGATCGACGTGATCTTCGTGGCGCGGCTCGGCGACGCGGCGCTCGCCGCCTCGTCGCTCGGCGTTTCGATCTTCGGGTTGCTGTTGTGGACCGGCTCGGGACTGGTCGGGGCGTCGGCGCCGCTGATCGCCGCCGAACTCGGCCGCCGCAAACATGCGGTGCGCGAGGTGCGGCGCACGGTGCGCATGGCGCTGTGGCTCAGCGCGCTCGTTGCCACGGTCTTCATGGGGATATGTGCGGCGGGCGGGCCGATCATGATCGCGACAGGGCAGGGCGCCGACATGTCGACGCGCGCCGCCGGGTTCCTGCTCATCTTGATGTGGGGCATGTTCCCGATGATCGCGGCGAGCGTGCTTCGGATCTTCGTCTCGGCGCTCGGCCGGCCGACGATCGCGACCGCGATCACCTTTGGTGCGCTCGGGGTCAACGCGCTCGGCAACTGGATGCTGGTGTTCGGCAATCTCGGCATGCCCGCGCTCGGCCTTCATGGCTCGGCGATCTCCAGTGTGATCACCAGCACGCTGATGCTGCTCGCTTATGTCTTCATCATCCAGTCCGACCGGCGGCTGCGGCGCTATCACCTGTTCGGCAACTGGTGGCGCAGCGAATGGACGCGCTTTTTCGAAATGTTGCGCATCGGCGCGCCGATCGCACTGACCATCCTGGCGGAGGCGGGGCTGTTCACCGGCGCCGCTTTCCTGATGGGCCGCATCGGCGAGGCGCAGCTTGCCGGCCACACGATCGCGCTGCAGGTCGCGGCGCTGGCTTTCCAGATTCCCTTCGGCGTCGCGCAGGCGGCGACGATCCGTGTCGGCCTGGCCTATGGCGCGGGCGACCATCGCGGCATTTCCTATGCCGGTACCGCGGCGATGATACTCGGCATCGGCTTCATGGGCGTCACCGCGCTGACGATGTGGTTGTTCCCGTCGCTGGTGCTGTCGATCTATGTCGACGTCGATGCCGCGAAGAACGCCGCGCTCGTCGGCTTCGCGATGCAGTTCCTGGTCGTCGCCGCCGCTTTCCAGCTGTTCGACGGGGCGCAGGCGGTCGCGGCGGGCGCGCTGCGCGGATTGCAGGACACGCGCACCCCGATGATCATCGCGATCTGCGGTTACTGGATCGGCGGTTATGGCACCGCGATCTACCTCGGCTTCTGGACGCCATGGGCCGGAGTCGGGGTGTGGATCGGGTTGGCGGTCGGGCTGGTGCTCGTTGCCGGGCTGCTGCTGCTGCGGTGGCGGATGCGCGCCCGGCTCGGCCTGTTACCGGCCTGA
- a CDS encoding TIR domain-containing protein, whose amino-acid sequence MTDVFISYKREERARCVAIYNALVDLKLSVWFDAHIEPGTDFDREIEREVRGASAVLVLWSERAADSDWIRAEARTGRQTNRLVAIRLDDCLPPLEFASVQAIDLFDAPDFQSGEGWRQIVTRIGRLAGRPGLGDYVRCEQDADADRWRGWIAANPDDPLVDKAKQRLALLIRPEPALSLAQATAPAADIAPPATSIPTPAPAESAAVSPLSWIGRHGWTVAIAVLLLFGTIALFDRFTTSDKAQNAAIDGPLSERPSQGVPVPNNPAAAPAATGVAGKDKPARCPGTNPFRIAALPGRTDLQPQWKQAADSAWLAWRNCPGLVVVEGHVEKGGNSRDASNMAIKMAEQLALKGIPEGTLTWTGKGAETPLPGRDPGDAANRRVEIYLMEPYHPGLR is encoded by the coding sequence ATGACCGACGTCTTCATCAGCTACAAGCGCGAGGAGCGGGCGCGCTGCGTCGCGATCTACAACGCGCTCGTCGACCTGAAACTATCGGTGTGGTTCGACGCGCATATCGAACCCGGTACCGATTTCGACCGCGAGATCGAGCGCGAGGTGCGCGGAGCCAGCGCGGTGCTCGTGCTCTGGTCCGAACGCGCCGCCGACAGCGACTGGATCCGCGCCGAGGCGCGGACCGGGCGGCAGACGAACCGGCTGGTCGCGATCCGGCTCGACGATTGCCTGCCGCCGCTCGAATTCGCGTCGGTGCAGGCGATCGACCTGTTCGACGCGCCCGACTTCCAGTCGGGTGAGGGCTGGCGGCAGATCGTGACGCGGATCGGACGGCTTGCCGGGCGGCCGGGACTTGGTGACTATGTTCGCTGCGAACAGGATGCCGACGCCGATCGCTGGCGCGGCTGGATCGCCGCCAACCCCGATGACCCGCTGGTCGACAAGGCGAAGCAGCGGCTGGCGCTGCTGATCCGGCCCGAGCCCGCCTTATCCCTGGCGCAAGCCACGGCGCCCGCAGCCGATATCGCGCCGCCGGCGACCTCCATCCCGACACCGGCACCAGCCGAATCCGCCGCCGTATCCCCGCTATCATGGATAGGTCGTCACGGCTGGACCGTCGCAATCGCCGTGCTGCTGTTGTTCGGTACGATCGCGCTTTTCGATCGTTTCACGACCAGCGACAAGGCACAGAATGCGGCAATCGACGGCCCGCTGTCCGAACGTCCGTCGCAAGGCGTGCCTGTGCCGAACAATCCCGCCGCCGCCCCGGCCGCGACCGGGGTGGCGGGAAAGGACAAACCCGCGCGGTGCCCCGGAACCAATCCCTTTCGCATCGCCGCCTTGCCCGGGCGTACCGATCTGCAACCGCAATGGAAGCAGGCGGCCGACAGCGCCTGGCTCGCATGGCGGAATTGTCCGGGTCTGGTCGTTGTCGAGGGTCATGTGGAAAAGGGCGGTAACAGCCGCGACGCATCGAACATGGCCATTAAAATGGCGGAACAACTCGCGCTGAAGGGGATTCCGGAAGGAACATTGACCTGGACCGGCAAAGGCGCGGAGACACCGCTGCCAGGCCGCGACCCAGGCGATGCGGCGAACCGGCGCGTCGAAATCTATCTGATGGAGCCCTATCACCCCGGCCTGCGCTGA
- a CDS encoding response regulator, with amino-acid sequence MFERDYDSENDGRRERLRFWLTIGVGAILVGVVVALVLLVTRANDNYDRSLGWQAHSLEVISQTRSLDAALARSEAALGRFAVGLQKEDGRVYQQQWGLARQYLTLLRRNVRDNPKAAELVGQLTTELDRRGAQLGDAALSANYRQTIAAISKYNAAGHDVALIRIDRLLTQLIQNERTLLAERNRLAASDRDSLNQAILLFSLLGAAAAIIAIAATFSLIRAEGDRRLARREQFAETDRATQLEAAVADRTAELAQANLALRNEMTERAVAEDQLRQAQKMEAVGQLTGGIAHDFNNMLAVVVGGLELAQRWLADAPDKAQRHIHNALDGANRAADLTRRLLAFARSEPARPEMMVVDDSIAAFAELIERTIGDRIALTLDLQAPGLAAWLDRQQFENALLNLAVNARDAMESHGSLTIRTLGDGEDEPAALAVQVIDTGCGMSPDVLERVFDPFYTTKPAGQGTGLGMSQVFAFCRQSDGEVQIQSTEGEGTSVAMLLPVIKRPEAMPTEIVASPVAATEAASEALHILVVEDDPRVLTATVEAVEELGHRAVACNDPRDAAALVEKHGFDLILSDVLMPDLTGPELVAELKERWPALAVLFVTGFAGDASEVAAFGDHDVLRKPFTLTQLDQAIRRSGEPRPTEKIAAFG; translated from the coding sequence GTGTTCGAGCGGGATTATGACAGCGAAAACGATGGCCGGCGGGAGCGTCTCCGCTTCTGGCTGACGATCGGCGTCGGCGCGATCCTCGTCGGGGTCGTCGTCGCGCTCGTCCTGCTCGTGACCCGCGCCAACGACAATTACGACCGCTCGCTCGGCTGGCAGGCCCACAGCCTCGAAGTCATATCGCAAACGCGCAGCCTCGACGCCGCGCTCGCGCGGTCGGAGGCGGCGCTCGGGCGTTTCGCGGTCGGGCTGCAGAAAGAGGATGGCCGCGTCTATCAGCAGCAATGGGGCCTCGCGCGCCAATATCTGACATTGCTGCGGCGCAACGTCCGCGACAATCCCAAGGCGGCCGAACTGGTCGGGCAGTTGACGACCGAACTCGACCGCCGCGGCGCGCAACTCGGCGACGCGGCGCTCAGCGCCAACTACCGGCAGACGATCGCGGCGATCTCAAAATATAACGCCGCGGGCCACGACGTCGCGCTGATCCGCATCGACCGCTTGCTGACTCAGTTGATCCAGAACGAGCGCACCCTGCTCGCCGAGCGCAATCGCCTTGCCGCCTCGGACCGCGACAGCCTCAACCAGGCGATCCTGCTATTTTCGCTGCTCGGTGCCGCCGCCGCGATCATCGCCATCGCCGCAACCTTTTCGCTGATCCGCGCCGAGGGCGATCGCCGACTGGCGCGCCGCGAACAATTCGCCGAGACCGACCGCGCAACCCAGCTCGAAGCCGCAGTCGCCGACCGCACCGCCGAGCTGGCTCAGGCGAACCTCGCGCTGCGCAACGAGATGACCGAGCGCGCGGTGGCCGAGGACCAGCTGCGCCAAGCCCAGAAGATGGAGGCGGTCGGCCAGCTGACCGGCGGCATCGCACACGACTTCAACAATATGCTGGCGGTCGTCGTTGGCGGGCTCGAACTCGCGCAGCGCTGGCTCGCCGACGCGCCCGACAAGGCGCAGCGACACATCCACAATGCGCTCGACGGCGCCAACCGCGCCGCCGACCTGACCCGCCGCCTGCTCGCCTTCGCGCGGTCGGAACCCGCACGGCCCGAGATGATGGTGGTCGACGACAGCATCGCCGCCTTTGCCGAACTGATCGAACGCACGATCGGCGACCGCATCGCGCTGACGCTCGACCTGCAGGCGCCGGGACTCGCGGCGTGGCTCGACCGCCAGCAGTTCGAAAATGCGCTGCTCAACCTCGCGGTCAATGCGCGCGATGCGATGGAGAGCCATGGTTCGCTGACGATCCGGACGCTCGGCGACGGCGAGGATGAACCCGCAGCGCTCGCGGTGCAGGTAATCGATACCGGCTGCGGCATGTCGCCCGATGTGCTCGAACGCGTCTTCGACCCCTTCTACACCACCAAGCCTGCGGGACAGGGCACCGGCCTCGGCATGAGCCAGGTCTTCGCTTTCTGCCGCCAGTCCGACGGCGAGGTGCAGATCCAGTCGACCGAGGGCGAAGGCACCAGCGTCGCGATGCTGCTGCCGGTGATCAAGCGGCCCGAAGCCATGCCGACCGAAATCGTCGCATCGCCGGTGGCCGCGACCGAGGCCGCAAGCGAAGCGCTGCATATATTGGTCGTCGAGGACGATCCGCGCGTGCTCACCGCGACGGTCGAGGCGGTCGAGGAACTGGGGCACCGCGCGGTCGCGTGCAACGATCCGCGCGACGCCGCGGCGCTGGTCGAAAAACACGGCTTCGACCTGATCCTGTCCGACGTACTGATGCCCGACCTCACCGGCCCCGAACTCGTCGCCGAACTGAAGGAGCGCTGGCCGGCGCTGGCGGTGCTGTTCGTGACCGGCTTCGCCGGCGACGCGAGCGAGGTCGCCGCGTTCGGCGACCATGACGTGCTGCGCAAGCCCTTCACCCTGACCCAGCTCGATCAGGCGATCCGGCGGAGCGGTGAACCGCGGCCGACGGAAAAGATCGCGGCATTCGGCTGA
- a CDS encoding acyl carrier protein, with product MSTALTDQIHGLIEPFNKKGVELTDATTFAGDLEWDSLTVMDFVAEVEDTFDIIISMNMQAEIETVGQLIAAVEKLQG from the coding sequence ATGAGCACCGCCCTCACCGACCAGATCCACGGCCTGATCGAACCGTTCAACAAGAAGGGCGTCGAGCTGACCGACGCCACCACCTTTGCCGGCGATCTCGAATGGGACAGCCTGACGGTGATGGATTTTGTCGCCGAGGTCGAGGACACCTTCGACATCATCATCAGCATGAACATGCAGGCAGAGATCGAAACCGTCGGCCAGCTGATCGCCGCGGTCGAAAAGCTGCAGGGCTGA
- the groL gene encoding chaperonin GroEL (60 kDa chaperone family; promotes refolding of misfolded polypeptides especially under stressful conditions; forms two stacked rings of heptamers to form a barrel-shaped 14mer; ends can be capped by GroES; misfolded proteins enter the barrel where they are refolded when GroES binds) gives MAAKDVKFSRDARERILRGVDTLADAVKVTLGPKGRNVVIDKSFGAPRITKDGVTVAKEIELKDKFENMGAQMLREVASKANDKAGDGTTTATVLAQAIVREGMKSVAAGMNPMDLKRGIDLAVTKVVETIKAQSKPVSGTAEIAQVGIISANGDTEVGEKIAEAMEKVGKEGVITVEEAKGLDFELDVVEGMQFDRGYLSPYFITNPEKMLVELADPYILIFEKKLSNLQAMLPILEAVVQSGRPLLIIAEDIEGEALATLVVNRLRGGLKVAAVKAPGFGDRRKAMLQDIAILTAGEMISEDLGIKLETVTLAMLGQAKRVTIDKDNTTIVDGAGEAATIKGRVEQIRAQIETTTSDYDKEKLQERLAKLAGGVAVIKVGGASEVEVKERKDRVDDALHATRAAVEEGIVPGGGTALLYATKALEGLSGINEDQTRGIDIIRRALQAPVRQIAENAGFDGGVVAGKLFDQKDTSFGFNASTDVYEDLVKAGVIDPTKVVRIALQDAASVAGLLITTEAGIAETPDDKPAMPMGGGGMGGMGGMDF, from the coding sequence ATGGCTGCTAAAGACGTCAAATTCTCGCGCGACGCGCGCGAACGCATCCTGCGCGGTGTCGACACCCTCGCCGACGCGGTGAAGGTCACCCTCGGTCCCAAGGGCCGCAACGTCGTGATCGACAAGAGCTTCGGCGCGCCCCGCATCACCAAGGACGGCGTCACCGTCGCCAAGGAAATCGAACTCAAGGACAAGTTCGAAAACATGGGCGCCCAGATGCTGCGCGAAGTCGCATCGAAGGCGAACGACAAGGCCGGCGACGGCACCACCACCGCGACCGTTCTCGCCCAGGCGATCGTGCGCGAAGGCATGAAGTCGGTTGCCGCCGGCATGAACCCGATGGACCTGAAGCGCGGCATCGACCTCGCGGTCACCAAGGTTGTCGAAACGATCAAGGCACAGTCGAAGCCCGTTTCGGGCACCGCTGAAATCGCCCAGGTCGGCATCATCTCGGCCAATGGCGACACCGAAGTCGGCGAGAAGATCGCCGAAGCGATGGAAAAGGTCGGCAAGGAAGGCGTGATCACCGTCGAGGAAGCCAAGGGCCTCGATTTCGAACTCGACGTCGTCGAAGGCATGCAGTTCGACCGCGGTTACCTGTCGCCCTACTTCATCACCAACCCGGAAAAGATGCTCGTCGAGCTGGCCGATCCGTACATCCTGATCTTCGAAAAGAAGCTTTCGAACCTGCAGGCGATGCTGCCGATCCTCGAAGCCGTGGTTCAGTCGGGTCGCCCGCTGCTGATCATCGCCGAAGACATCGAAGGCGAAGCGCTCGCGACGCTGGTGGTCAACCGCCTGCGCGGCGGCCTGAAGGTCGCGGCCGTCAAGGCACCGGGCTTCGGCGATCGTCGCAAGGCGATGCTGCAGGACATCGCGATCCTCACCGCCGGTGAAATGATCAGCGAAGACCTGGGCATCAAGCTCGAAACCGTCACGCTCGCCATGCTCGGCCAGGCCAAGCGCGTCACCATCGACAAGGACAACACCACCATCGTCGACGGTGCCGGTGAAGCCGCGACGATCAAGGGCCGCGTCGAACAGATTCGCGCCCAGATCGAAACGACGACCAGCGACTACGACAAGGAAAAGCTGCAGGAACGTCTGGCGAAGCTCGCCGGCGGTGTTGCGGTGATCAAGGTCGGCGGCGCTTCGGAAGTCGAAGTGAAGGAACGCAAGGATCGCGTCGACGACGCGCTGCATGCGACCCGCGCTGCGGTCGAAGAAGGCATCGTCCCCGGCGGCGGTACGGCGCTGCTGTACGCGACCAAGGCCCTCGAAGGCCTGTCGGGCATCAACGAAGACCAGACCCGCGGCATCGACATCATCCGTCGCGCGTTGCAGGCTCCGGTTCGCCAGATCGCCGAAAACGCGGGCTTCGACGGCGGTGTCGTCGCGGGCAAGCTGTTCGACCAGAAGGACACGAGCTTCGGCTTCAACGCCTCGACCGACGTCTATGAAGACCTGGTCAAGGCCGGTGTCATCGACCCGACCAAGGTCGTCCGCATCGCGCTTCAGGATGCCGCCTCGGTTGCCGGTCTGCTGATCACCACCGAAGCCGGCATCGCCGAAACGCCCGACGACAAGCCCGCCATGCCCATGGGCGGCGGCGGCATGGGCGGCATGGGCGGCATGGACTTCTAA
- a CDS encoding aspartyl beta-hydroxylase, whose protein sequence is MTTATPIDRLRAALLADEAAQLRLAPLADTATFLDAITAYAAELGLPITRDAFAAGLARAATPQMEQELPALRLAEAPPRHWLPVELKPYQGAIVIEWLHFAGLPLTDPFFEETWRKVRLLPFNRLMRTATPLSAIEPFVEAPPPDGLVFHMSRCGSTLVGQMLGAAPDHIVLAEPPVLDTVIQLVGLGQVSPAAIRAMAGALTRDRGGDARHRFIKLDAWHALVLPLLRGIWPGTPWTFLYRDPVEVLVSQQRRPGMHCRPGVLPLEAYGVDPAEGAAAEDYPAWILGQICSAAADAVDGDCLLLNYDQLPAALTDALLPHFGVAPDAASLDKIVAAGGRYSKAPGQAFTGDSAAKQREASPALRAAAAPLLATHARIEELRLAAKTPSEPVA, encoded by the coding sequence ATGACAACCGCCACCCCCATCGACCGCCTCCGCGCCGCGCTGCTGGCCGATGAGGCGGCGCAGCTCCGGCTTGCTCCGCTTGCCGATACGGCGACCTTTCTCGACGCGATCACGGCTTATGCTGCCGAGCTCGGCCTGCCGATCACACGCGATGCCTTTGCCGCCGGCCTTGCCCGCGCCGCGACGCCGCAGATGGAGCAGGAACTGCCCGCGCTGCGGCTGGCCGAGGCGCCGCCGCGCCACTGGTTGCCGGTCGAACTCAAACCCTATCAGGGTGCGATCGTCATCGAATGGCTGCATTTCGCCGGCCTGCCGCTGACCGATCCCTTTTTCGAGGAAACATGGCGCAAGGTCCGGCTGCTGCCGTTCAACCGGCTGATGCGCACCGCGACCCCGCTGTCGGCGATCGAGCCTTTCGTCGAGGCGCCGCCGCCCGACGGACTCGTCTTCCACATGTCGCGCTGCGGTTCGACGCTCGTCGGCCAGATGCTCGGCGCGGCGCCCGACCATATCGTCCTCGCCGAACCGCCGGTCCTCGACACGGTGATCCAGCTTGTCGGACTGGGGCAGGTGTCGCCCGCTGCGATCCGCGCGATGGCCGGCGCGCTGACCCGCGACCGCGGCGGCGATGCCCGGCATCGCTTCATCAAGCTCGACGCCTGGCACGCTCTCGTGCTGCCGCTGCTCCGCGGTATATGGCCCGGCACGCCGTGGACCTTTCTCTACCGCGATCCCGTCGAGGTACTGGTATCGCAGCAGCGCCGTCCGGGGATGCATTGCCGGCCCGGGGTGCTGCCGCTCGAGGCCTATGGTGTCGATCCGGCGGAAGGCGCGGCGGCGGAGGATTATCCCGCGTGGATCCTCGGACAAATCTGCTCGGCCGCGGCGGACGCGGTCGACGGCGATTGCCTGCTGCTCAACTATGACCAGCTTCCCGCCGCCTTGACCGACGCGCTCCTGCCGCATTTCGGGGTCGCGCCCGATGCGGCCTCGCTCGACAAGATCGTCGCGGCGGGTGGGCGCTATTCGAAGGCGCCCGGACAGGCCTTCACCGGCGATTCCGCGGCCAAGCAGCGCGAGGCGTCGCCCGCGCTGCGCGCCGCCGCCGCACCCCTGCTCGCGACTCATGCGCGGATCGAGGAACTGCGGCTCGCGGCCAAGACGCCGTCGGAGCCGGTGGCATGA
- the groES gene encoding co-chaperone GroES produces the protein MAQFRPLHDRVLVRRIEAEEKTAGGIIIPDTAKEKPQEGEVVSVGTGTRADDGKVTPLDVKAGDRILFGKWSGTEVKVDGEELLIMKESDILGVIA, from the coding sequence ATGGCTCAATTTCGTCCGCTGCACGACCGCGTGCTTGTCCGCCGTATCGAAGCCGAAGAAAAGACGGCCGGCGGCATCATCATCCCCGACACCGCCAAGGAAAAGCCGCAGGAAGGCGAAGTCGTCTCGGTCGGCACCGGCACCCGCGCCGATGATGGCAAGGTGACCCCGCTCGACGTCAAGGCGGGCGACCGCATCCTGTTCGGCAAATGGTCGGGCACCGAAGTCAAGGTCGACGGCGAAGAGCTGCTGATCATGAAGGAATCGGACATTCTGGGCGTCATCGCCTGA